A genomic segment from Drosophila miranda strain MSH22 chromosome 3, D.miranda_PacBio2.1, whole genome shotgun sequence encodes:
- the LOC117187896 gene encoding uncharacterized protein LOC117187896, with protein sequence MIFLQFWWTLMVLGGSKLLPADSEPSSSEKLRSFNRAVKEARGKIQDLYGQDQYRRQPRHTIDDMLASFAQTSSGESEDNAMAEAANAWYRDFQTGHKKSHTVSKQRGTNYESNYLKDMQSTEIGKVKQKYKDTAVDPITLVFETTMAPFQYGGSGLTYLDIKLKQAQEILNEHEKTSKRDPYRVKEYHKKAELNDDLPEFENRPVPDGLYEQTLLRLDSPKWRPNNLLHDSNYKLSKIEQEASENAQRKIPPKGRGLNKRSSYHGFNPMNEIKLKTSNRLMLKGMGPSLPSNALVESQHAHLVDELIKRRERKMRREQEQQQDPDLYLDHYQEQNQEGYMSDGGERRQQYDGLSPMTNKMRQSPEVVSSGGHNMLDLPQSYDYRLPPYDRFHALSQRQMPNMVDYLHPNRRSVGDPGRYKREHTLNMTLATTAKVAVNESGTKAEQLDIPSVPAHKESEPKVEEQQDVKVEPDKEPIDSKVVGKATAFEKVQVEAEAKSLKVRTDIEVKPTEPTELKDDAVSVSEADISTKPEVGESAQDSAVKVESIEAKTRLETDAISEAEGSLETQNKSNSHAVLQSVLEQPQVQEKSQAAASIKDAVLQESIKLTVEESFASRPADEVSAEPERSKIAPGTPHLPNPDAVVKLLANELSHFSGDKDRNKRHIQSLRRRWSPRKNRRSKRSIGEEQQPPECPERTKRMAAPQLDDLEDHNGNHLHFGDLGSGLLMSDVEEETDPYGEDEASLYDASSVQVPMMNQRANGVYQLTQQPLQIPQQQQPQQQQQQQQQQQQQQQQQQQQQPQQLQQPSNFKASFNLTNFFNELQKLQKNRPLQLQENRPAQQQQQQQLQQQQQQSPIQHQYLPQQQHFPQKPYLPKQQYLPPQQQAPLQTQQKQLIAPPLMKQSAVHRYFGPFFNKQVKNNMLSTVDPCITQVEPLTRPSVSITIDPNCISITTPVPNMMTESTTPGFGGNKTSIPSMTNTTDTSTNATDSGGADQGKTSGPAVPTGDVCYKPDALRLNVSINANVCGDPKTKQFYGNGSINMQPAFDQMNTDLMLDWADSADSAEHGSDDTLMQNDDRYAREAGRNWRDNTGHRRNNRWGKEKSKGKKEYKPESSKCSGNAESCDDSLEKLITGKTSEDIVSAVFEAVSNDPGMDRLLAVLERNRKGSLKKPKNFYQIRNDKNDQYLHQTETMVRETMAAISDIIDKQVRVRSCIPLRPDLSEFFDLILKTMDEQEKCREKRENAPSGLADDFNQDVGLLDSDKIDSRSRIVKKLLRQYEELPLADQRSAANVRDELLMDLMYLRKMADSVERRQRNAKLQEVLRQTSMNNEYSPRFIKLVRTAELFKEAGEQQARAFVGL encoded by the exons ATGATTTTCTTACAATTCTGGTGGACTCTGATGGTGCTGGGTGGTTCCAAGTTGCTCCCGGCCGACTCGGAGCCGTCGAGCAGCGAGAAGTTGCGCAGTTTCAATCGGGCCGTGAAGGAGGCGCGCGGCAAGATTCAGGATCTCTACGGCCAGGATCAGTACCGAAGACAGCCCAGGCACACCATCGACGATATGCTGGCCAGCTTTGCCCAGACCAGCAGCGGAGAATCGGAGGACAATGCCATGGCGGAGGCAGCCAACGCCTGGTATCGGGACTTCCAGACAGGCCACAAGAAATCACATACTGTCAGTAAACAGAGGGGCACGAACTACGAAAGTAACTACTTGAAGGATATGCAGAGCACAGAGATCGGCAAGGTGAAGCAGAAGTACAAGGATACTGCGGTGGATCCCATCACTCTAGTGTTCGAGACCACCATGGCTCCCTTTCAGTACGGTGGTAGCGGTCTCACCTACCTGGACATCAAGCTGAAGCAGGCCCAGGAGATTCTAAACGAGCATGAGAAGACTAGCAAAAGGGATCCATACCGGGTGAAGGAGTATCACAAGAAGGCAGAACTCAACGACGATCTACCGGAGTTTGAAAACAGGCCAGTGCCGGACGGGTTGTATGAGCAAACATTACTCCGGCTCGATTCGCCCAAATGGAGGCCGAACAATCTGTTGCACGATTCCAACTACAAGCTGTCTAAGATCGAGCAGGAGGCCTCTGAGAACGCCCAACGGAAAATTCCGCCCAAGGGCAGGGGTTTGAACAAGCGCAGCTCCTATCACGGCTTCAATCCAATGAACGAGATCAAGCTAAAGACAAGCAACCGCCTCATGCTCAAGGGCATGGGACCCTCGCTGCCGAGCAATGCGCTGGTGGAGAGCCAGCATGCCCATCTCGTGGACGAACTGATAAAGCGCCGGGAGCGGAAAATGAGacgggagcaggagcagcagcaggatccAGATCTGTATCTGGATCATTATCAGGAACAGAATCAAGAGGGATACATGAGCGATGGTGGTGAACGGCGGCAGCAGTACGATGGCCTCAGTCCGATGACCAACAAAATGAGGCAGTCTCCGGAGGTTGTATCCTCCGGTGGCCACAACATGTTGGATCTGCCCCAGAGCTACGACTATCGCCTGCCCCCGTACGATCGCTTCCATGCTCTCAGCCAGCGGCAGATGCCCAACATGGTCGACTACTTGCACCCCAATCGCAGGTCCGTTGGGGACCCGGGACGCTACAAGCGGGAGCATACCTTAAATATGACCCTGGCAACGACAGCGAAGGTGGCCGTGAATGAGTCAGGAACTAAGGCCGAGCAGCTGGACATCCCGAGTGTGCCTGCGCACAAGGAAAGTGAACCAAAAGTCGAAGAACAACAGGATGTCAAAGTGGAGCCGGATAAAGAGCCAATCGACAGCAAGGTGGTGGGTAAAGCTACTGCTTTCGAAAAGGTGCAAGTCGAGGCTGAAGCAAAGTCACTGAAAGTGAGAACGGACATTGAGGTTAAGCCTACGGAACCTACAGAGCTGAAAGATGatgctgtatctgtatctgaggCGGACATTTCAACAAAGCCGGAGGTGGGCGAAAGTGCTCAGGACTCTGCTGTTAAGGTGGAAAGCATCGAGGCCAAGACAAGGCTAGAAACAGATGCCATCTCTGAAGCCGAGGGTAGCCTGGAGACCCAGAATAAGTCAAACAGCCATGCCGTCCTACAATCGGTACTTGAACAGCCACAGGTTCAGGAGAAATCCCAGGCGGCAGCCAGCATTAAAGATGCAGTGCTGCAGGAGAGCATCAAGCTGACTGTGGAGGAGTCGTTCGCGTCCAGGCCAGCCGATGAGGTTTCCGCAGAGCCTGAGAGATCAAAAATAGCACCAGGTACTCCCCATTTGCCCAATCCCGATGCAGTGGTCAAACTTCTAGCCAATGAGCTGTCGCATTTTAGTGGCGACAAAGATCGCAACAAGCGGCACATCCAAAGCCTACGTCGTCGCTGGTCTCCCAGGAAAAACCGGCGCTCCAAACGGTCCATCGGAGAAGAGCAGCAGCCCCCGGAATGCCCCGAGAGAACCAAGCGCATGGCTGCTCCTCAGCTGGACGACCTGGAGGACCACAATGGGAATCACTTGCATTTTGGAGACCTTGGAAGTGGCCTTCTTATGTCCGATGTCGAGGAAGAGACCGATCCTTACGGAGAGGACGAGGCCAGTCTCTATGATGCTTCTAGCGTTCAGGTGCCCATGATGAATCAGCGAGCTAATGGAGTCTACCAGTTAACGCAGCAGCCTCTGCAGAtaccacagcaacagcagccgcagcaacaacagcagcagcaacagcagcagcagcagcagcagcaacaacagcagcaacagcagccgcaacagctacagcaacCCTCCAATTTCAAGGCCAGCTTCAATTTGACTAACTTTTTTAATGAGCTTCAGAAGCTGCAAAAGAATCGTCCGCTTCAGCTGCAAGAGAATCGTccagcgcagcagcagcaacaacaacaactgcagcagcaacagcagcagtcaCCGATTCAGCATCAATATctgccacagcaacaacactTTCCACAGAAGCCatatctgccaaaacagcaaTACCTGCCACCTCAGCAACAGGCACCTCTACAAACCCAGCAAAAGCAGCTGATAGCGCCGCCGCTAATGAAGCAATCCGCAGTCCATCGATACTTTGGTCCTTTCTTTAACAAGCAGGTCAAGAACAACATGTTGTCCACAGTGGATCCATGCATTACACAAGTTGAACCACTGACGCGGCCCTCAGTGTCCATAACCATTGATCCCAATTGCATATCAATTACAACGCCCGTCCCCAACATGATGACGGAGTCGACTACACCAGGGTTTGGTGGAAACAAAACGAGTATTCCATCCATGACGAATACTACCGATACGTCAACGAATGCAACGGACTCAGGAGGGGCTGATCAGGGTAAAACTTCTGGACCTGCTGTGCCGACCGGCGATGTCTGCTATAAACCAGATGCCCTGAGGTTGAACGTGTCCATCAACGCGAACGTGTGCGGGGATCCAAAGACAAAACAGTTCTATGGCAACGGATCAATCAACATGCAGCCAGCCTTCGATCAGATGAACACCGACTTGATGCTTGATTGGGCGGATTCGGCGGATTCGGCAGAGCACGGGAGTGACgatactttaatgcagaaTGATGATCGATATGCACGCGAAGCGGGTAGAAATTGGAGGGATAATACCGGCCACAGAAGGAATAATAGGTGGGGCAAAGAGAAGTCCAAGGGGAAAAAGGAGTACAAGCCAGAATCGAGCAAATG TAGTGGAAATGCCGAATCCTGTGATGACAGCTTGGAGAAGCTTATAACTGGCAAAACGTCGGAGGACATTGTGTCGGCCGTGTTTGAGGCAGTCAGCAATGATCCGGGCATGGATCGTCTGTTGGCCGTGCTGGAGCGCAATCGCAAGGGCTCCCTCAAGAAGCCCAAAAACTTCTATCAGATCCGGAATGACAAAAACGATCAGTACCTGCATCAGACGGAGACCATGGTGCGGGAGACCATGGCGGCCATTAGCGACATCATCGACAAGCAGGTGCGGGTTCGGTCCTGCATTCCCTTGCGCCCAGACCTGAGTGAGTTCTTCGACCTCATCCTGAAGACTATGGATGAGCAGGAGAAGTGCCGCGAGAAGCGAGAGAACGCGCCGAGTGGTCTGGCTGACGACTTCAACCAGGATGTGGGTTTACTCGATAGCGACAAGATTGATTCCCGGTCTCGCATCGTCAAGAAACTGCTGCGTCAGTACGAGGAGCTTCCACTGGCAGATCAGCGTTCGGCGGCCAATGTCCGAGATGAACTTCTCATGGACCTCATGTACCTCCGCAAAATGGCAGACTCCGTGGAGCGCAGGCAGCGAAATGCCAAGCTGCAGGAGGTGCTTCGGCAGACCAGCATGAACAACGAGTACTCGCCTCGCTTCATCAAGCTGGTGAGGACCGCAGAGCTCTTCAAGGAGGCGGGCGAGCAGCAGGCTAGGGCCTTTGTGGGACTCTAA
- the LOC117187899 gene encoding uncharacterized protein LOC117187899, with protein MAAQLVQVAVVATPADRAAEAGGTHPSPSGKWQVANNLNWNESYPDWNMIFLQFWWTLMVLGGSKLLPADSEPSSSEKLRSFNRAVKEARGKIQDLYGQDQYRRQPRHTIDDMLASFAQTSSGESEDNAMAEAANAWYRDFQTGHKKSHTVSKQRGTNSESNYLKDMQSTEIGKVKQKYKDTAVDPITLVFETTMAPFQYGGSGLTYLDIKLKQAQEILNEHEKTSKRDPYRVKEYQKKAELNDDLPEFENRPVPDGLYEQTLLRLDSPKWRPNNLLHEANYKLSKIEQEASENAQRKIPPKGRGLNKRSSYHGFNPMNEIKLKTSNRLMLKGMGPSLPSNALVESQHAHLVDELIKRRERKMRREQEQQQDPDLYLDHYQEQNQEGYMSDDGERRQQYDGLSPMTNKMRQSPEVVSSGGHNMLDLPQSYDYRLPPYDRFHALSQRQMPNMVDYLHPNRRSVGDPGRYKREHTLNMTLASTAKVAVNESGTKAEQLDIPSVPALKESEPKVEEQQDVKVEPDKEPIDSKVVGKATAFEKVQGRG; from the exons ATGGCTGCACAGTTGGTCCAAGTCGCTGTTGTCGCAACGCCGGCTGATCGTGCAGCAGAGGCAGGAGGAACGCACCCAAGCccaagtggcaagtggcaagtggcaa ATAATCTGAATTGGAACGAATCGTACCCAGATTGGAATATGATTTTCTTACAATTCTGGTGGACTCTGATGGTGCTGGGTGGTTCCAAGTTGCTCCCGGCCGACTCGGAGCCGTCGAGCAGCGAGAAGTTGCGCAGTTTCAATCGGGCCGTGAAGGAGGCGCGCGGCAAGATTCAGGATCTCTACGGCCAGGATCAGTACCGAAGACAGCCCAGGCACACCATCGACGATATGCTGGCCAGCTTTGCCCAGACCAGCAGCGGAGAATCGGAGGACAATGCCATGGCGGAGGCGGCCAACGCCTGGTATCGGGACTTCCAGACAGGCCACAAGAAATCACATACTGTCAGTAAACAGAGGGGCACGAACTCCGAAAGTAACTACTTGAAGGATATGCAGAGCACAGAGATCGGCAAGGTGAAGCAGAAGTACAAGGATACTGCGGTGGATCCCATCACTCTAGTGTTCGAGACCACCATGGCTCCCTTTCAGTACGGTGGTAGCGGTCTCACCTACCTGGACATCAAGCTGAAGCAGGCCCAGGAGATTCTAAACGAGCATGAGAAGACTAGCAAAAGGGATCCATACCGGGTGAAGGAGTATCAGAAGAAGGCAGAACTCAACGACGATCTACCGGAGTTTGAAAACAGGCCAGTGCCGGACGGGTTGTATGAGCAAACATTGCTCCGGCTCGATTCGCCCAAATGGAGGCCGAACAATCTGTTGCACGAGGCCAACTACAAGCTGTCTAAGATCGAGCAGGAGGCCTCTGAGAACGCCCAACGGAAAATTCCGCCCAAGGGCAGGGGTTTGAACAAGCGCAGCTCCTATCACGGCTTCAATCCAATGAACGAGATCAAGCTAAAGACAAGCAACCGCCTCATGCTCAAGGGCATGGGACCCTCGCTGCCGAGCAATGCGCTGGTGGAGAGCCAGCATGCCCATCTCGTGGACGAACTGATAAAGCGCCGGGAGCGGAAAATGAGacgggagcaggagcagcagcaggatccAGATCTGTATCTGGATCATTATCAGGAACAGAATCAAGAGGGATACATGAGCGATGATGGTGAACGGCGGCAGCAGTACGATGGCCTCAGTCCGATGACCAACAAAATGAGGCAGTCTCCGGAGGTTGTATCCTCCGGTGGCCACAACATGTTGGATCTGCCCCAGAGCTACGACTATCGCCTGCCCCCGTACGATCGCTTCCATGCTCTCAGCCAGCGGCAGATGCCCAACATGGTCGACTACTTGCACCCCAATCGCAGGTCCGTTGGGGACCCGGGACGCTACAAGCGGGAGCATACCTTAAATATGACCCTGGCATCGACAGCGAAGGTGGCCGTGAATGAGTCAGGAACTAAGGCCGAGCAGCTGGACATCCCGAGTGTGCCTGCGCTCAAGGAAAGTGAACCAAAAGTCGAAGAACAACAGGATGTCAAAGTGGAGCCGGATAAAGAGCCAATCGACAGCAAGGTGGTGGGTAAAGCTACTGCTTTCGAAAAGGTGCAAGGTCGAGGCTGA
- the LOC117187900 gene encoding uncharacterized protein DDB_G0285291-like: MAAPQLYDLEDHNGNHLHFGDLGSGLLMSDVEEETDPYGEDEASLYDASSVQVPMMNQRANGVYQLTQQPLQIPQQQQPQQQQQQQQQQQQQQQQQQQQQQQQPQQLQQPSNFKASFNLTNFFNELQKLQKNRPLQLQENRPAQQQQQQQLQQQQQQSPIQHQYLPQQQHFPQKPYLPKQQYLPPQQQAPLQTQQKQLIAPPLMKQSAVHRYFGPFFNKQVKNNMLSTVDPLTRPSVSITIDPNCISITTPVPNMMTESTTPGFGGNKTSIPSMTNTTDTSTNATDSGGADQGKTSGPAVPTGDVCYKPDALRLNVSINAIVCGDPKTKQFYGNGSINMQPAFDQMNTDLMLDWADSADSAEHGSDDTLMQNDDRYAREAGRNWRDNTGHRRNNRWGKEKSKGKKEYKPESSKCSGNAEFCDDSLEKLITGKTSENM, from the exons ATGGCTGCTCCTCAGCTGTACGACCTGGAGGACCACAATGGGAATCACTTGCATTTTGGAGACCTTGGAAGTGGCCTTCTTATGTCCGATGTCGAGGAAGAGACCGATCCTTACGGAGAGGACGAGGCCAGTCTCTATGATGCTTCTAGCGTTCAGGTGCCCATGATGAATCAGCGAGCTAATGGAGTCTACCAGTTAACGCAGCAGCCTCTGCAGAtaccacagcaacagcagccgcagcaacaacagcagcagcaacagcagcagcagcagcagcaacaacagcagcaacagcagcagcaacagcagccgcaacagctacagcaacCCTCCAATTTCAAGGCCAGCTTCAATTTGACTAACTTTTTTAATGAGCTTCAGAAGCTGCAAAAGAATCGTCCGCTTCAGCTGCAAGAGAATCGTccagcgcagcagcagcaacaacaacaactgcagcagcaacagcagcagtcaCCGATTCAGCATCAATATCTGCCACAACAGCAACACTTTCCACAGAAGCCatatctgccaaaacagcaaTACCTGCCACCTCAGCAACAGGCACCTCTACAGACCCAGCAAAAGCAGCTGATAGCGCCGCCGCTAATGAAGCAATCCGCAGTCCATCGATACTTTGGTCCTTTCTTTAACAAGCAGGTCAAGAACAACATGTTGTCCACAGTGGATCCACTGACGCGGCCCTCAGTGTCCATAACCATTGATCCCAATTGCATATCAATTACAACGCCCGTCCCCAACATGATGACGGAGTCGACTACACCAGGTTTTGGTGGAAACAAAACGAGTATTCCATCCATGACGAATACTACCGATACGTCAACGAATGCAACGGACTCAGGAGGGGCTGATCAGGGTAAAACTTCTGGACCTGCTGTGCCGACCGGCGATGTCTGCTATAAACCAGATGCCCTGAGGTTGAACGTGTCCATCAACGCGATCGTGTGCGGGGATCCAAAGACAAAACAGTTCTATGGCAACGGATCAATCAACATGCAGCCAGCCTTCGATCAGATGAACACCGACTTGATGCTTGATTGGGCGGATTCGGCGGATTCGGCAGAGCACGGGAGTGACgatactttaatgcagaaTGATGATCGATATGCACGCGAAGCGGGTAGAAATTGGAGGGATAATACCGGCCACAGAAGGAATAATAGGTGGGGCAAAGAGAAGTCCAAGGGGAAAAAGGAGTACAAGCCAGAATCGAGCAAATG TAGTGGAAATGCCGAATTCTGTGATGACAGCTTGGAGAAGCTTATAACTGGCAAAACGTCGGAGAacatgtag
- the LOC117187766 gene encoding uncharacterized protein LOC117187766, whose amino-acid sequence MVLGGSKLLPADSEPSSSEKLRSFNRAVKEARGKIQDLYGQDQYRRQPRHTIDDMLASFAQTSSGESEDNAMAEAANAWYRDFQTGHKKSHTVSKQRGTNYESNYLRDMQNTEIGKVKQKYKDTAVDPIILVFETTMAPFQYGGSGLTYLDIKLKQAQEILNEHEKTSKRDPYRVKEYHKKAELNDDLPEFENRPVPDGLYEQTLLRLDSPKWRPNNLLHEANYKLSKIEQEASENAQRKIPPKGRGLNKRSSYHGFNPMNEIKLKTSNRLMLKGMGPSLPSNALVESQHAHLNQEGYMSDDGERRQQCDGLSPMTNKMRQSPEVVSSGGHNMLDLPQSYDYRLPPYDRFHALSQRQMPNMVDYLHPNRRSVGDPGRYKREHTLNMTLATTAKVAVNESGTKAEQLDIPSVPALKESEPKVEEQQDVKVEPDKEPIDSKVVGKATAFEKVQVEAEAKSLKVRTDIEVKPTEPTELKDDAVSVSEADISTKPEVGESAQDSAVKVESIEAKTRLETDAISEAEGSLETQNKSNSHAVLQSVLEQPQVQEKSQAAASIKDAVLQESIKLTVEESFTSRPADEVSEEPERSKIAPGTPHLPNPDAVVKLLANELSHFSGDKDRNKRHIQSLRRRWSPRKNRRSKRSIGEEQQPPECPERTKRMADPLLDDLEDHNGNHLHFGDLESGLLMSDVEEETAPYGEDEASLYDASSVQVPMMNQRANGQQQQQQQQQQQPQQQQQQQPQQLQQPSNFKASFNLTNFFNELQKMQKNRPLQLQENRPAQQQQQQQLQQQQQQSPIQHQYLPQQQHFPQKPYLPKQQYLPPQQQAPLQTQQKQLIAPPLMKQSAVHRYFGPFFNKQVKNNMLSTVDPCITQVEPLTRPSVSITIDPNCISITTPVPNMMTESTTPGFGGNKTSIPSMTNTTDTSTNATDSGGADQGKTSGPAVPTGDVCYKPDALRLNVSINANVCGDPKTKQFYGNGSINMQPAFDQMNTDLMLDWADSADSAEHGSDDTLMQNDDRYAREAGRNWRDNTGHRRNNRWGKEKSKGKKEYKPESSKCSGNAEFCDDSLEKLITGKTSENM is encoded by the exons ATGGTGCTGGGTGGTTCCAAGTTGCTCCCGGCCGACTCGGAGCCGTCGAGCAGCGAGAAGTTGCGCAGTTTCAATCGGGCCGTGAAGGAGGCGCGCGGCAAGATTCAGGATCTCTACGGCCAGGATCAGTACCGAAGACAGCCCAGGCACACCATCGACGATATGCTGGCCAGCTTTGCCCAGACCAGCAGCGGAGAATCGGAGGACAATGCCATGGCGGAGGCAGCCAACGCCTGGTATCGGGACTTCCAGACAGGCCACAAGAAATCACATACTGTCAGTAAACAGAGGGGCACGAACTACGAAAGTAACTACTTAAGGGATATGCAGAACACAGAGATCGGCAAGGTGAAGCAGAAGTACAAGGATACTGCGGTGGATCCCATCATTCTAGTGTTCGAGACCACCATGGCTCCCTTTCAGTACGGTGGTAGCGGTCTCACCTACCTGGACATCAAGCTGAAGCAGGCCCAGGAGATTTTAAACGAGCATGAGAAGACTAGCAAAAGGGATCCATACCGGGTGAAGGAGTATCACAAGAAGGCTGAACTCAACGACGATCTACCGGAGTTTGAAAACAGGCCAGTGCCGGACGGGTTGTATGAGCAAACATTGCTCCGGCTCGATTCGCCCAAATGGAGGCCGAACAATCTGTTGCACGAGGCCAACTACAAGCTGTCTAAGATCGAGCAGGAGGCCTCTGAGAACGCCCAACGGAAAATTCCGCCCAAGGGCAGGGGTTTGAACAAGCGCAGCTCCTATCACGGCTTCAATCCAATGAACGAGATCAAGCTAAAGACAAGCAACCGCCTCATGCTCAAGGGCATGGGACCCTCGCTGCCGAGCAATGCGCTGGTGGAGAGCCAGCATGCCCATCTC AATCAAGAGGGATACATGAGCGATGATGGTGAACGGCGGCAGCAGTGCGATGGCCTCAGTCCGATGACCAACAAAATGAGGCAGTCTCCGGAGGTTGTATCCTCCGGTGGCCACAACATGTTGGATCTGCCCCAGAGCTACGACTATCGCCTGCCCCCGTACGATCGCTTCCATGCTCTCAGCCAGCGGCAGATGCCCAACATGGTCGACTACTTGCACCCCAATCGCAGGTCCGTTGGGGACCCGGGACGCTACAAGCGGGAGCATACCTTAAATATGACCCTGGCAACGACAGCGAAGGTGGCCGTGAATGAGTCAGGAACTAAGGCCGAGCAGCTGGACATCCCGAGTGTGCCTGCGCTCAAGGAAAGTGAACCAAAAGTCGAAGAACAACAGGATGTCAAAGTGGAGCCGGATAAAGAGCCAATCGACAGCAAGGTGGTGGGTAAAGCTACTGCTTTCGAAAAGGTGCAAGTCGAGGCTGAAGCAAAGTCACTGAAAGTGAGAACGGACATTGAGGTTAAGCCTACGGAACCTACAGAGCTGAAAGATGatgctgtatctgtatctgaggCGGACATTTCAACAAAGCCGGAGGTGGGCGAAAGTGCTCAGGACTCTGCTGTTAAGGTGGAAAGCATCGAGGCCAAGACAAGGCTAGAAACAGATGCCATCTCTGAAGCCGAGGGTAGCCTGGAGACCCAGAATAAGTCAAACAGCCATGCCGTCCTACAATCGGTACTTGAACAGCCACAGGTTCAGGAGAAGTCCCAGGCGGCAGCCAGCATTAAAGATGCAGTGCTGCAGGAGAGCATCAAGCTGACTGTGGAGGAGTCGTTCACGTCCAGGCCAGCCGATGAGGTTTCCGAAGAGCCTGAGAGATCAAAAATAGCACCAGGTACTCCCCATTTGCCCAATCCCGATGCAGTGGTCAAACTTCTGGCCAATGAGCTGTCGCATTTTAGTGGCGACAAAGATCGCAACAAGCGGCACATCCAAAGCCTACGTCGTCGCTGGTCTCCCAGGAAAAACCGGCGCTCCAAACGGTCCATCGGAGAAGAGCAGCAGCCCCCGGAATGCCCCGAGAGAACCAAGCGCATGGCTGATCCTCTGCTGGACGACCTGGAGGACCACAATGGGAATCACTTGCATTTTGGAGACCTTGAAAGTGGCCTTCTTATGTCCGATGTCGAGGAAGAGACCGCTCCTTACGGAGAGGACGAGGCCAGTCTCTATGATGCCTCTAGCGTTCAGGTGCCCATGATGAATCAGCGAGCTAATGGA caacaacagcagcaacagcagcagcaacagcagccgcaacaacagcagcaacagcagccgcaacagctacagcaacCCTCCAATTTCAAGGCCAGCTTCAATTTGACTAACTTTTTTAATGAGCTTCAGAAAATGCAAAAGAATCGTCCGCTTCAGCTGCAAGAGAATCGTccagcgcagcagcagcaacaacaacaactgcagcagcaacagcagcagtcaCCGATTCAGCATCAATATctgccacagcaacaacactTTCCACAGAAGCCATATCTCCCAAAACAGCAATACCTGCCACCTCAGCAACAGGCACCTCTACAAACCCAGCAAAAGCAGCTGATAGCGCCGCCGCTAATGAAGCAATCCGCAGTCCATCGATACTTTGGTCCTTTCTTTAACAAGCAGGTCAAGAACAACATGTTGTCCACAGTGGATCCATGCATTACACAAGTTGAACCACTGACGCGGCCCTCAGTGTCCATAACCATTGATCCCAATTGCATATCAATTACAACGCCCGTCCCCAACATGATGACGGAGTCGACTACACCAGGGTTTGGTGGAAACAAAACGAGTATTCCATCCATGACGAATACTACCGATACGTCAACGAATGCAACGGACTCAGGAGGGGCTGATCAGGGTAAAACTTCTGGACCTGCTGTGCCGACCGGCGATGTCTGCTATAAACCAGATGCCCTGAGGTTGAACGTGTCCATCAACGCGAACGTGTGCGGGGATCCAAAGACAAAACAGTTCTATGGCAACGGATCAATCAACATGCAGCCAGCCTTCGATCAGATGAACACCGACTTGATGCTTGATTGGGCGGATTCGGCGGATTCGGCAGAGCACGGGAGTGACgatactttaatgcagaaTGATGATCGATATGCACGCGAAGCGGGTAGAAATTGGAGGGATAATACCGGCCACAGAAGGAATAATAGGTGGGGCAAAGAGAAGTCCAAGGGGAAAAAGGAGTACAAGCCAGAATCGAGCAAATG TAGTGGAAATGCCGAATTCTGTGATGACAGCTTGGAGAAGCTTATAACTGGCAAAACGTCGGAGAacatgtag